A section of the Streptomyces sp. NBC_00178 genome encodes:
- a CDS encoding UDP-N-acetylmuramoyl-L-alanyl-D-glutamate--2,6-diaminopimelate ligase produces the protein MKLSELLAGQNHRILQGDPAETHVTAGTAFDADRAAPGSLFIAVPGHLEGGPGTVAPVLARGAAAVIVEDGYVLPGTVEGACVVQVPDVRSTAAVVTSRYYGEPGRRMDVVAVTGTNGKTSVSYMVESVLRISQGVRAGVIGTAGSRIGDELIPMPRSVLTTPESPDLQYLLGCMRDREVATVVLEATSMGLLTHRVDRTFVDVGVFTNLSQDHLDDHGTMDNYRDAKLRLFQGLCRHAVVNSDDPVGARIATMMPGAVTTYALDTEADYRATDLVVDASGTRFTLHHGGRKYPAAVPAPGKFSVANALATVAACHFLGHDLAGLVSALERMPQIPGRFERVTTAGGTSVIVDYAHSPDSLDKVLGTIRDFARGKVITVFGCGGDRDTTKRAEMGRIAGTYSDLCVLTSDNPRNEDPEAILDQVAPGIEGTGTPYERLADRRRAIGFALSAAGPEDVVLIAGKGSEPYQIVGDALLPFSDMATVRELITVSAAQGLPSPR, from the coding sequence GTGAAGCTGAGCGAACTCCTGGCCGGACAGAACCACCGCATCCTTCAGGGTGACCCCGCGGAAACACACGTCACGGCGGGAACCGCCTTCGACGCGGACCGGGCGGCGCCGGGCTCGCTGTTCATCGCGGTGCCCGGCCACCTGGAAGGCGGTCCGGGCACGGTCGCCCCCGTCCTGGCCCGTGGCGCGGCGGCGGTCATCGTGGAGGACGGTTACGTGCTGCCGGGGACCGTGGAAGGTGCCTGTGTCGTGCAGGTCCCGGACGTCCGGTCGACGGCCGCCGTCGTCACGTCCCGTTACTACGGCGAACCCGGGCGGCGCATGGACGTGGTGGCTGTCACGGGCACCAACGGCAAGACGTCGGTCTCGTACATGGTCGAGTCAGTGCTGCGCATCTCCCAGGGCGTGAGGGCCGGGGTCATCGGGACGGCCGGGAGCCGGATCGGCGACGAACTGATCCCGATGCCCCGCTCCGTGCTGACGACCCCCGAGTCCCCTGACCTCCAGTACCTCCTGGGCTGCATGCGGGACCGTGAGGTCGCCACCGTGGTGCTCGAGGCCACATCGATGGGCCTGCTGACCCACCGGGTCGACCGCACCTTCGTCGACGTGGGTGTCTTCACCAACCTGAGCCAGGACCACCTGGACGACCACGGCACGATGGACAACTACCGTGACGCCAAACTACGCCTCTTCCAGGGGCTCTGCCGGCACGCCGTGGTCAACTCCGACGACCCGGTGGGCGCTCGGATCGCGACGATGATGCCAGGCGCGGTGACCACGTACGCCCTCGACACCGAGGCCGACTACCGTGCCACCGATCTGGTCGTGGACGCTTCGGGAACCCGTTTCACGCTCCACCACGGCGGCCGGAAGTATCCCGCCGCCGTCCCGGCCCCCGGCAAGTTCTCCGTCGCGAACGCACTGGCCACGGTGGCTGCCTGCCACTTCCTCGGGCACGATCTGGCCGGGCTGGTCTCCGCGCTCGAGCGCATGCCGCAGATCCCGGGCCGCTTCGAACGCGTCACGACCGCCGGCGGCACCTCGGTCATCGTGGACTACGCGCATTCCCCGGACTCCCTTGACAAGGTGCTCGGCACCATCCGCGACTTCGCCCGGGGCAAGGTCATCACGGTCTTCGGCTGCGGCGGGGACAGGGACACCACGAAGCGGGCCGAGATGGGCAGGATCGCCGGGACGTACTCCGACCTGTGTGTCCTGACCTCGGACAATCCACGCAACGAGGACCCCGAGGCGATCCTGGACCAGGTCGCGCCGGGCATCGAGGGGACGGGCACGCCGTACGAGCGCCTGGCGGACCGCCGCCGGGCCATCGGCTTCGCGCTCTCGGCGGCGGGCCCCGAGGACGTCGTCCTGATCGCGGGGAAGGGCAGCGAGCCCTACCAGATCGTCGGTGACGCCCTGCTGCCCTTCAGCGACATGGCCACCGTGCGGGAGCTCATCACCGTCAGTGCGGCTCAGGGGCTCCCCTCCCCGCGGTAG
- a CDS encoding HD domain-containing protein: MPTDQPPVAGVRVPDTKLAVEATELVRDTTDDLVYHHSHRVYLFGALRGREQDLSFDPELLYVAALFHDLGLGGRFRSSGRRFEVDSADEARRFLRSHGVPEDSVRRVWTAIALHTTPGIPAFMEPEVALVTAGVEYDVLGLGYGEVSDADRAAIVALHPRPDFKRRILAAFTDGIRTKPETTFGNVKADVLQHYVPGFERGDFVRTILDSPWPE, encoded by the coding sequence ATGCCGACCGATCAGCCCCCGGTAGCCGGCGTACGCGTACCCGATACGAAGCTCGCCGTCGAGGCGACCGAACTGGTGCGGGACACGACCGATGACCTCGTCTATCACCACTCGCACCGCGTCTATCTGTTCGGTGCCCTGCGAGGGCGTGAGCAAGACCTCTCCTTCGACCCTGAACTGCTGTACGTCGCGGCCCTGTTCCACGATCTCGGCCTCGGTGGGCGCTTCCGCTCCAGCGGCCGGCGCTTCGAGGTGGACAGCGCGGACGAGGCACGCCGCTTCCTGCGGTCCCACGGGGTTCCCGAGGACAGCGTGCGCCGGGTGTGGACCGCCATCGCCCTCCACACGACCCCGGGGATCCCCGCCTTCATGGAACCTGAGGTCGCTCTGGTGACCGCAGGCGTGGAGTACGACGTCCTCGGCCTCGGCTACGGGGAGGTCTCGGACGCCGACCGCGCCGCGATCGTGGCGCTCCACCCCCGGCCGGACTTCAAGCGGCGGATCCTCGCGGCGTTCACCGACGGCATCAGGACGAAGCCGGAAACGACGTTCGGGAACGTCAAGGCCGACGTGCTCCAGCACTACGTGCCGGGGTTCGAGCGCGGCGACTTCGTCCGCACCATCCTCGACTCGCCGTGGCCGGAGTGA
- a CDS encoding S1 family peptidase, translated as MVRTGLSALLIIGTWATAGLTQASAADTPSATAEPQASAGIIDAMQRDLGLTRTQAKARLTAEKAATALEGTARGAAGAAYGGSWFDSGSGKLTVAVTDAGKARAVRATGAEVRVVDHTARRLDTVKNRLDALSAPKGVSSWHVDPRANTVVVNVVASAEGDNDVRAFVAKARQAGPVTVERTAQAPQTFAAGTVGGDPYYTGNVRCSIGFSVHGGFVTAGHCGQAGGAVRGWDGSAIGNFQGSSFPDNDYAWVNVGSGWWTVPVVLGWGTVSDQLVRGSNEAPIGASICRSGSTTHWHCGNVLAKNETVNYSQGAVRQMTKTSVCAEPGDSGGSFISGDQAQGVTSGGWGNCSGGGETWHQPINEILNRYGLTLHTA; from the coding sequence ATGGTGCGGACCGGTCTCTCCGCACTGCTCATCATCGGTACATGGGCGACGGCCGGCCTCACCCAGGCCTCCGCGGCTGACACCCCCTCGGCCACCGCCGAACCCCAGGCCTCCGCCGGAATCATCGACGCCATGCAGCGCGATCTCGGGCTGACGAGAACTCAGGCGAAGGCGCGGCTCACCGCCGAGAAGGCGGCGACGGCGCTGGAGGGTACGGCGCGGGGCGCGGCCGGAGCGGCGTACGGCGGGTCCTGGTTCGACTCCGGCAGCGGCAAGCTGACGGTCGCGGTCACCGATGCCGGGAAGGCGCGCGCCGTCCGGGCGACGGGGGCCGAGGTCCGGGTCGTCGACCACACGGCCCGCCGGCTCGACACGGTCAAGAACCGGCTGGACGCCCTCTCCGCGCCCAAGGGCGTCAGCAGCTGGCACGTCGACCCCCGGGCGAACACGGTCGTGGTGAACGTCGTCGCGTCCGCAGAAGGTGACAACGATGTCCGCGCCTTCGTCGCGAAGGCCCGCCAGGCGGGTCCCGTCACGGTGGAACGGACCGCCCAGGCCCCGCAGACGTTCGCCGCGGGCACGGTCGGCGGCGACCCGTACTACACCGGCAACGTCCGCTGTTCCATAGGCTTCTCGGTGCACGGCGGGTTCGTCACCGCGGGGCACTGCGGTCAGGCCGGCGGAGCCGTCAGGGGCTGGGACGGCTCGGCCATCGGGAACTTCCAGGGATCGTCGTTCCCCGACAACGACTACGCCTGGGTGAACGTCGGCAGCGGCTGGTGGACCGTCCCGGTGGTCCTCGGCTGGGGCACCGTGTCCGACCAGCTGGTGCGCGGCTCGAACGAGGCTCCGATCGGCGCCTCGATCTGCCGTTCGGGTTCCACCACGCACTGGCACTGCGGGAACGTCCTCGCGAAGAACGAGACCGTGAACTACAGCCAGGGCGCCGTCCGTCAGATGACCAAGACCAGCGTCTGCGCCGAACCGGGCGACTCCGGTGGCTCGTTCATCAGCGGTGACCAGGCGCAGGGCGTGACCTCCGGCGGCTGGGGCAACTGCAGTGGCGGCGGCGAGACGTGGCACCAGCCCATCAACGAGATCCTCAACCGCTACGGGCTGACCCTGCACACCGCCTGA
- a CDS encoding DUF1996 domain-containing protein — MTERFSRTTLMSALVVVAALALVVMGLTAITDAGATASGGAPTTAGRPAALSQVAQGGSGQHTQGHVMAAAAPVPSGDDPDGDGYIPANPPVTGVVPSTEIPPHRYFHEFQANCSVNHTGSVDPIVYPGQTGKSHNHTFMGNTTTNENSTTASLGGGGTVCKAPGDRSAYWMPTLYNGNQEVRPVGPQTIYYKAGVTDYRTVRPFPKGLRFVVGSPTQTVDQFRDHPGTVEGYECGESYHNFEFPAACPTSRDTQLNLRMQAPSCWDGRNLDTPNHQSHMAYPIVMGANQDVCPTSHPVALPMIEFKMAWPVNGDMSQVRLASGTGHSFHYDFFNAWDDATLAAMVRHCVVGGLQCDARGYDQNNPGAGAALNANYELP, encoded by the coding sequence ATGACCGAAAGATTCAGCAGAACCACCCTGATGTCCGCCCTCGTCGTCGTCGCCGCCCTGGCCCTGGTGGTCATGGGTCTCACCGCGATCACGGACGCCGGTGCGACGGCGTCCGGTGGCGCTCCGACGACAGCCGGCCGGCCGGCTGCCCTCTCACAGGTGGCGCAGGGGGGTTCGGGACAGCACACGCAGGGCCACGTGATGGCCGCGGCCGCTCCCGTACCCTCCGGAGACGACCCCGACGGCGACGGATACATCCCGGCGAACCCGCCGGTCACCGGGGTGGTGCCGTCGACGGAGATCCCGCCTCACCGCTACTTTCACGAGTTCCAGGCGAACTGCTCGGTCAACCACACCGGATCGGTCGACCCGATCGTCTATCCGGGGCAGACGGGCAAGTCCCACAACCACACGTTCATGGGCAACACGACCACGAACGAGAACAGCACCACCGCGTCGCTCGGTGGTGGCGGAACCGTGTGCAAGGCGCCGGGTGACCGGTCCGCGTACTGGATGCCGACGCTCTACAACGGCAACCAGGAGGTGCGGCCGGTCGGACCGCAGACCATCTACTACAAGGCGGGTGTCACGGACTACCGGACGGTGCGGCCGTTCCCCAAGGGGCTGCGCTTCGTCGTCGGCAGCCCGACCCAGACGGTCGACCAGTTCCGCGACCACCCGGGCACGGTCGAGGGCTACGAGTGCGGCGAGAGCTACCACAACTTCGAGTTCCCGGCCGCCTGTCCGACGAGCAGGGACACACAACTCAACCTGCGCATGCAAGCGCCCAGTTGCTGGGACGGCAGGAACCTGGACACGCCGAACCACCAGTCCCACATGGCCTATCCGATCGTGATGGGCGCCAACCAGGACGTGTGTCCCACCAGCCACCCGGTCGCCCTGCCGATGATCGAGTTCAAGATGGCCTGGCCGGTCAACGGTGACATGTCGCAGGTGAGGCTGGCCAGCGGCACCGGCCACTCGTTCCACTACGACTTCTTCAACGCCTGGGACGACGCCACGCTGGCCGCCATGGTCCGCCACTGCGTCGTGGGCGGGCTCCAGTGCGACGCCCGGGGCTACGACCAGAACAACCCCGGCGCGGGGGCCGCGCTGAACGCGAACTACGAACTGCCCTGA
- a CDS encoding GH1 family beta-glucosidase, producing MNDLNALPAGFTWGVATAAYQIEGAVAEDGRAPSIWDTFSHTPGTIDNGDNGDVACDHYHRVPEDIGLIKELGAGAYRFSVAWPRVVPGGDGPVNKAGLDFYDRLVDGLLEAGITPFATLYHWDLPQALQDRGGWTVRETAEHFAAYASVVVERLGDRVKDWATLNEPLCSAWIGHLEGKMAPGLTDLTAAVRASYHLHLGHGLAVRAIRDRSPDARVGIVNNLSPIEPASAGAADLAAAVRADGHINRWWLDPIHGRGYPQDMLDLYGVELPVRPGDLETIAAPLDWIGLNYYFRQIVTADPHGPVPHARQIHLPGARHTHMDWEVHSEGLEQLLMRLTEEYGAQRIYVTENGSAYQDVVLADGSVHDPERTRYLEEHLAACARAVGKGAPLAGYFAWSLLDNFEWAYGYDKRFGLVHVDYATQRRTVKSSGRRYAELIREVSGDRPRTSV from the coding sequence GTGAACGACCTCAACGCCCTCCCGGCCGGCTTCACCTGGGGCGTCGCTACGGCCGCGTACCAGATCGAGGGCGCGGTGGCCGAGGACGGCCGCGCCCCGTCGATCTGGGACACCTTCTCGCACACGCCCGGCACCATCGACAACGGTGACAACGGCGACGTGGCGTGCGACCACTACCACCGGGTCCCGGAGGACATCGGGCTCATCAAGGAGCTCGGCGCCGGCGCCTACCGCTTCTCGGTCGCCTGGCCCCGGGTCGTGCCCGGCGGCGACGGACCCGTGAACAAGGCCGGCCTCGACTTCTACGACCGCCTCGTGGACGGCCTCCTGGAGGCCGGGATCACCCCCTTCGCGACGCTCTATCACTGGGACCTGCCGCAGGCGCTCCAGGACCGGGGCGGCTGGACCGTCCGGGAGACCGCGGAGCACTTCGCGGCGTACGCCTCCGTCGTCGTGGAACGCCTCGGCGACCGGGTGAAGGACTGGGCGACCCTCAACGAGCCGCTGTGCTCGGCGTGGATCGGCCACCTGGAGGGCAAGATGGCCCCGGGTCTCACCGACCTCACGGCCGCCGTGCGCGCCTCCTACCACCTCCACCTCGGGCACGGACTGGCCGTACGGGCGATCCGCGACCGGTCGCCCGACGCCCGGGTCGGCATCGTGAACAACCTCAGCCCGATCGAGCCCGCGAGCGCCGGAGCGGCCGACCTGGCCGCCGCCGTACGCGCGGACGGACACATCAACCGCTGGTGGCTGGACCCGATCCACGGCCGCGGCTACCCGCAGGACATGCTCGATCTGTACGGCGTCGAGCTGCCCGTGCGGCCAGGCGACCTGGAGACCATCGCGGCCCCCCTCGACTGGATCGGGCTGAACTACTACTTCCGCCAGATCGTCACCGCGGACCCCCACGGACCGGTGCCGCACGCCCGGCAGATCCACCTCCCCGGCGCGCGGCACACCCACATGGACTGGGAGGTCCACTCCGAGGGCCTGGAACAGCTGCTCATGCGGCTCACCGAGGAGTACGGCGCGCAGCGCATCTACGTCACCGAGAACGGCTCGGCCTACCAGGACGTCGTCCTGGCCGACGGCTCCGTGCACGACCCGGAGCGCACCCGGTACCTGGAGGAGCACCTGGCCGCCTGCGCCCGCGCCGTCGGCAAGGGCGCCCCGCTGGCCGGCTACTTCGCGTGGTCGCTGCTGGACAACTTCGAGTGGGCCTACGGGTACGACAAGCGCTTCGGCCTGGTCCACGTCGACTACGCCACGCAGCGCCGCACGGTGAAGAGCAGCGGACGCCGCTACGCGGAGCTCATCCGTGAGGTCTCCGGCGACAGGCCGCGCACTTCGGTGTGA
- a CDS encoding carbohydrate ABC transporter permease — translation MAAPQSFLWTRRIVLTLLAGFVLLPVYVMVSSSLKPLQDVSGKFQWIPRNLTIQPYFDIWDTVPLAKYFVNSLIVAGAATALSVTIAVFSAYAVSRYTFRGKRAFTVTVLSTQMFPGILFLLPLFLIFVNIGNSTGLALYGSRGGLILTYLTFSLPFSIWMLIGYFDSIPKDLDEAALVDGCGPIRALFRVVVPAAVPGIVAVSVYAFMTAWGEVLFASVMTNDATRTLAVGLQGYATQNDVYWNQVMAASLVVSVPVVAGFLLLQRYLVAGLTAGAVK, via the coding sequence ATGGCGGCACCCCAGTCCTTCCTCTGGACCCGCCGCATCGTCCTCACCCTCCTCGCGGGCTTCGTCCTGCTGCCGGTCTACGTCATGGTCAGCAGCTCGCTGAAGCCGCTCCAGGACGTGTCCGGGAAGTTCCAGTGGATCCCGAGGAATCTCACGATCCAGCCGTACTTCGACATCTGGGACACCGTCCCGCTGGCGAAGTACTTCGTGAACTCGCTGATCGTGGCCGGGGCCGCGACGGCCCTCTCCGTCACCATCGCGGTGTTCTCGGCGTACGCGGTGAGCCGCTACACCTTCCGCGGGAAGCGGGCGTTCACCGTCACGGTGCTCTCCACGCAGATGTTCCCGGGGATCCTCTTCCTCCTGCCGCTGTTCCTCATCTTCGTCAACATCGGGAACAGCACCGGTCTGGCCCTGTACGGGTCGCGGGGCGGACTGATCCTCACCTACCTGACGTTCTCGCTGCCCTTCTCCATCTGGATGCTGATCGGGTACTTCGACTCCATCCCGAAGGACCTCGACGAGGCGGCGCTGGTGGACGGCTGCGGCCCGATCCGCGCGCTGTTCCGGGTCGTGGTGCCGGCCGCGGTGCCGGGGATCGTCGCCGTGTCGGTGTACGCCTTCATGACGGCCTGGGGCGAGGTGCTGTTCGCCTCCGTGATGACGAACGACGCCACGAGGACCCTGGCGGTGGGTCTCCAGGGCTACGCCACCCAGAACGACGTGTACTGGAACCAGGTCATGGCCGCGTCGCTCGTCGTCAGCGTGCCCGTCGTCGCGGGATTCCTGCTCCTGCAGCGCTACCTCGTCGCCGGGCTCACCGCGGGAGCAGTCAAGTGA
- a CDS encoding carbohydrate ABC transporter permease: MTAVTTDPKVDKPNGVGSTGTGGARRRLPRIPDRIRQGGLPYLLLLPAVLLELLIHIIPMLIGIVMSFRQLTQFFINNWGGAPWSGLDNYRIAVDFDAPIGEALLHSFLVTCVFTFFAVGLAWLFGITAAIMLQESFRGRGFLRAVFLVPYALPVYAAVITWAFMFQRDNGLVNHVLHDQLGLTDQPSFWLIGDNSIYALIIVSVWKGWPFAFLMLMAGLQNIPRELYEAASIDGAGIWQQIRRITLPSLRPVNQVLVLVLFLWTFNDFNTPYVLFGKSAPENADLISIHIYQSSFVTWNFGSGSAMSVLLLLFLLVVTAVYLFFTSRGRKGADA, translated from the coding sequence ATGACCGCCGTGACCACCGATCCCAAGGTCGACAAGCCGAACGGGGTGGGGAGCACGGGCACCGGGGGTGCGCGCAGGAGACTGCCGCGCATCCCCGACCGGATCCGCCAAGGCGGACTGCCCTACCTCCTGCTGCTCCCCGCCGTCCTTCTCGAACTCCTGATCCACATCATCCCGATGCTCATCGGGATCGTGATGAGCTTCCGTCAGCTCACGCAGTTCTTCATCAACAACTGGGGCGGGGCGCCCTGGAGCGGCCTCGACAACTACCGGATCGCCGTCGACTTCGACGCGCCGATCGGCGAGGCGCTGCTCCACTCGTTCCTCGTCACCTGCGTCTTCACCTTCTTCGCCGTCGGCCTGGCCTGGCTGTTCGGGATCACCGCGGCGATCATGCTGCAGGAGAGCTTCCGCGGCCGGGGTTTCCTGCGGGCCGTCTTCCTCGTCCCGTACGCCCTGCCCGTCTACGCGGCCGTGATCACCTGGGCGTTCATGTTCCAGCGCGACAACGGGCTGGTGAACCACGTCCTGCACGACCAGCTCGGGCTGACCGACCAGCCGTCCTTCTGGCTGATCGGTGACAACAGCATCTACGCGCTGATCATCGTCTCCGTCTGGAAGGGCTGGCCGTTCGCCTTCCTCATGCTCATGGCCGGCCTGCAGAACATCCCGCGCGAGCTCTACGAGGCCGCCTCGATCGACGGTGCCGGCATCTGGCAGCAGATCCGCAGGATCACGCTCCCCTCGCTCAGGCCCGTCAACCAGGTCCTGGTACTGGTCCTGTTCCTGTGGACGTTCAACGACTTCAACACCCCGTACGTCCTGTTCGGGAAGTCCGCGCCGGAGAACGCCGACCTCATCTCGATCCACATCTACCAGTCGTCATTTGTCACCTGGAACTTCGGCAGCGGCTCGGCGATGTCCGTCCTGCTGCTCCTGTTCCTCCTGGTCGTGACGGCCGTCTACCTGTTCTTCACCTCACGCGGAAGGAAGGGCGCTGATGCCTAG